From Brienomyrus brachyistius isolate T26 chromosome 21, BBRACH_0.4, whole genome shotgun sequence, the proteins below share one genomic window:
- the LOC125716436 gene encoding voltage-dependent calcium channel beta subunit-associated regulatory protein-like encodes MSNESTLVKNLTDNAADLPHGSGKQDGYVLLLVLLCVFVGGTLVLLSVLLILCRRCCEGERRYSRASDDPEKTNTTYVEEYQPVPEITIRVDEEDCLSSSSGQDVKTESFLSTGSTGRRVSFNESALFNHGRRAQEKGRRYTLTEGDFHHLKNARLTNLHLPPPALKILTIPESPEQLSSKPKLSIFQPPVRVPPQTAIAKVGLGTCSGLPGDALNSTADADFDESFPIPDLRLPHSRSIDNMEAQGWNGSSPGIGVTADGTTGTMATAVSSQGTVLQIFTKLRRHASLEGISPYFRIKKWKFDSIQRASSLDMRGSPKRHQFQRQRAASESTDQDEHSLPHLDFIQNIARIQDRAPPSTLSPSLGRLEAEEVAAASSNGEAGLKAGSSESQEEEELLSGVGPSHGCQESTEHLALYRDIWTLRASLEQYASSEQSSNNDRDSVRSDAGSVSSLGGGAAGGALPSYPSQDTGDELEVELPMDVGRRDRGRVKQDSVDSERGSDSEAANRKLLQMDSGYASIEAPSRAPEDTRLFTPPGGGKGKTASEKRHFFTSSGRKVSVCESVELRLSEEELEDEAVARATPGGCSPAHWSPYGELFGPQDSSPLPRFRRRDYSIDEKTDALFNEFLRHDPQFDQQESPVRQKHRSRVHLRKQWQRTKQYSDPGMRLPTLGMERQRGGLRRGDSATYPLDVRYHSTLSRIVSTADEEGGEGTSETPSVETQEERSKVSPDAGGGGASPPPASEQGEPPRPGSPGAGYGPQMIVAELTDKLALGLDDRLYKALQVPKGSSECIATAVSVSPDHSPV; translated from the exons ATGAGCAATGAGTCAACCTTGGTGAAAAACCTAACTGACAACGCCGCT gACCTCCCGCATGGCTCTGGCAAGCAGGATGGCTACGTCCTCCTGCTGGTGCTGCTCTGCGTCTTTGTGGGGGGGACgctggtgttgctgtctgtcctACTGATCCTGTGCCGTCGCTGCTGTGAGGGGGAGCGTCGTTATTCGAG GGCCAGTGATGATCCTGAGAAGACCAACACCACCTATGTGGAGGAATACCAGCCGGTTCCAG AGATCACCATCCGGGTGGACGAGGAGGACtgcctgtcctcctccagcGGGCAGGACGTGAAGACGGAGAGCTTTCTGTCCACAGGATCAACGGGCCGTCGCGTCTCATTCAACGAGTCAGCTCTCTTCAACCATGGCAGGAGAGCGCAGGAGAAAGGCCGCAG GTACACACTCACCGAGGGAGACTTTCATCACCTGAAGAATGCCCGCCTCACTAATCTCCACCTGCCCCCGCCTGCGCTGAAGATCCTCACCATCCCCGAGTCCCCCGAACAGCTTTCCTCCAAACCCAAACTCTCCATCTTCCAG CCCCCGGTGCGTGTGCCGCCCCAGACCGCCATTGCGAAGGTGGGCCTCGGCACGTGTTCCGGCCTCCCGGGGGATGCCTTAAACTCCACTGCGGATGCTGACTTTGACGAGAGCTTCCCCATTCCCGACCTCCGACTGCCCCATTCCCGCTCA ATTGACAACATGGAAGCACAGGGGTGGAATGGGAGCAGTCCGGGGATTGGCGTCACTGCTGATGGAACaacaggcaccatggcaactgcAGTATCTAGCCAAGGCACCGTGCTGCAGATCTTCACCAAGCTGCGGCGCCATGCCAGCCTGGAGGGCATCAGTCCCTACTTCAGGATCAAGAAGTGGAAGTTTGACAGCATCCAGCGAGCCTCCAGCCTGGACATGCGAG GATCCCCCAAGAGACACCAATTCCAGCGCCAGCGAGCAGCTAGCGAGAGCACAGACCAGGACGAACACAGTTTACCCCACCTGGATTTCATCCAGAACATCGCCCGCATCCAGGACCGGGCCCCGCCCTCCACGCTATCACCTTCCCTCGGCAG GTTAGAGGCGGAGGAGGTGGCCGCGGCCAGTAGCAACGGGGAGGCAGGACTGAAAGCGGGGTCATCGGAGTCccaggaagaggaggagctgcTTTCCGGGGTGGGGCCATCACATGGCTGCCAGGAGAGCACCGAGCACCTGGCACTGTACCGCGACATCTGGACCCTGCGCGCCTCCCTGGAGCAGTACGCCTCCTCTGAGCAAAGCAGCAACAATGACAGGGATTCGGTCCGCAGCGACGCCGGCAGCGTGAGTTCGCTGGGGGGAGGAGCCGCTGGAGGGGCTCTGCCCAGCTATCCCTCGCAGGACACCGGGGATGAGCTGGAGGTGGAGCTGCCCATGGATGTGGGTAGGAGGGACAGGGGCCGGGTCAAGCAGGACAGCGTAGACTCGGAGCGAGGCAGCGATAGCGAGGCGGCGAATCGCAAGCTGCTGCAAATGGACAGTGGCTACGCCTCCATCGAGGCCCCCTCGCGCGCCCCGGAGGACACGCGGCTGTTTACGCCCCCTGGTGGCGGCAAGGGCAAAACGGCGTCAGAGAAGCGGCACTTCTTCACCAGCTCGGGTCGCAAAGTCAGTGTGTGCGAGAGCGTGGAGCTGCGTCTCTctgaggaggagctggaggacgaGGCCGTAGCCAGGGCCACCCCAGGGGGGTGCAGCCCGGCCCACTGGTCCCCCTACGGGGAGCTGTTCGGCCCTCAGGACTCAAGCCCGCTGCCTCGCTTCCGTCGGCGGGATTATAGCATCGATGAGAAGACGGACGCACTCTTCAACGAGTTCCTGCGGCACGACCCCCAGTTTGACCAGCAGGAGTCGCCGGTGAGACAGAAGCACCGCTCCCGCGTGCACCTGCGCAAGCAGTGGCAGCGGACTAAGCAGTACAGCGACCCCGGCATGCGGCTCCCCACACTGGGCATGGAGAGGCAGCGCGGCGGGCTGCGCCGGGGTGATAGCGCCACCTACCCACTGGACGTGCGTTACCACAGCACGCTCTCGCGGATTGTGAGCACGGCCGACGAGGAAGGCGGTGAGGGAACCAGCGAGACACCCAGCGTGGAGACCCAAGaggaaaggtcaaaggtcagccctgatgctggtggaggaggagccTCCCCTCCTCCAGCATCAGAGCAGGGCGAGCCCCCCAGGCCCGGCAGCCCCGGCGCTGGCTATGGCCCGCAGATGATTGTGGCCGAGTTGACAGATAAGCTGGCCCTGGGGCTAGATGATCGGCTGTATAAGGCCCTCCAGGTGCCCAAAGGTAGCTCTGAGTGCATAGCTACTGCCGTCTCTGTGTCCCCTGACCACAGCCCAGTGTAG